From a region of the Pseudomonadaceae bacterium SI-3 genome:
- a CDS encoding multidrug transporter, with protein sequence MNKSVLSLALMAALSGCSLMPDYQRPDAPTPESWPEGEAYIGSASAVKGRQMEMEWQAFFRDPALRELIRVALENNRDLRVAALNVDAYRALYRVQRADLLPLVSGDAAGSRTRTPGDLNQTGDGAISSQYSATLGVSWELDLFGRLGSLREQALQQYFATEAAQRSTRISLIASVANAWLTLQADQALLQVSRDTLNAYEESLSLTRRSFDVGVASALELSQARSAVDTARVGIERYTRQVAQDRNALTLLLGQSVPLNLPADGRLERDLLATVPVGLPSDLLYKRPDIIQAEYQLRAANANIGAARAAFFPRISLTGAVGTASSELSGLFDGGSSYWNFSPSISVPIFNAGQLRANLDYAEISRNIQVAQYEQAIQTAFREVADGLAAQATYVRQLQAQRDLLETSEDYYRLAERRYRTGVDSYLTLLDAQRQLFEVQQQYISDRLAQMISEVELFKALGGGWDANAEAIPGSG encoded by the coding sequence ATGAACAAGTCAGTACTGAGCCTGGCGCTGATGGCAGCGCTAAGCGGTTGCTCGTTAATGCCTGATTACCAGCGCCCCGACGCACCAACGCCTGAGTCCTGGCCCGAGGGCGAGGCTTACATCGGCTCTGCCAGTGCGGTGAAAGGGCGGCAGATGGAGATGGAGTGGCAGGCCTTCTTCAGGGATCCCGCGCTGCGTGAGTTGATACGCGTGGCCCTGGAGAACAACCGCGACCTTCGGGTTGCGGCGCTAAATGTCGATGCGTATCGCGCGCTCTACCGTGTTCAGCGGGCCGATCTGCTGCCGCTGGTAAGTGGCGACGCGGCCGGCAGTCGTACTCGAACGCCTGGAGATCTGAACCAGACCGGCGACGGTGCCATCAGCAGCCAGTACAGCGCGACGCTCGGTGTCTCGTGGGAACTGGACTTGTTCGGGCGCCTGGGTAGTCTGCGTGAACAGGCGCTACAGCAGTATTTCGCCACCGAGGCAGCACAGCGGAGCACCCGGATCAGTCTGATCGCGAGCGTTGCCAATGCCTGGCTGACCTTGCAGGCCGATCAGGCTCTGTTGCAGGTGAGTCGTGACACGCTGAACGCCTATGAGGAAAGCCTCTCACTTACTCGGCGCAGCTTCGATGTCGGCGTAGCCTCGGCGCTCGAGTTGAGCCAGGCGCGCAGCGCGGTCGATACCGCACGAGTGGGGATCGAGCGTTATACCCGCCAGGTTGCCCAAGACCGCAACGCCCTCACGCTGCTGCTTGGCCAGAGCGTTCCGTTGAACTTGCCGGCCGATGGTCGGCTGGAGCGCGACCTGCTGGCCACGGTTCCGGTGGGGCTACCGTCGGACTTGCTCTATAAGCGTCCGGACATCATTCAAGCTGAATATCAGCTACGCGCTGCCAACGCGAATATCGGGGCGGCGAGGGCAGCGTTCTTTCCGCGTATCAGCCTCACTGGCGCGGTAGGTACCGCGAGCAGTGAGCTGTCCGGGCTGTTCGATGGTGGTTCCAGCTACTGGAACTTTTCTCCGAGTATCAGTGTGCCGATCTTCAATGCCGGGCAGCTGCGTGCCAACCTCGACTACGCCGAGATCAGCCGCAACATCCAGGTGGCTCAGTATGAACAGGCAATCCAGACGGCGTTCCGTGAGGTGGCGGACGGGCTGGCGGCCCAGGCGACCTATGTTCGCCAGTTGCAGGCTCAGCGTGACTTGTTGGAGACCAGCGAAGACTACTATCGTCTCGCCGAGAGGCGTTACCGGACGGGCGTAGACAGCTACCTGACGTTGCTCGATGCACAGCGTCAGCTATTCGAAGTGCAGCAGCAGTACATCAGTGACCGTCTGGCACAGATGATCAGTGAAGTCGAGTTGTTCAAGGCGTTGGGCGGCGGTTGGGATGCTAACGCCGAGGCTATCCCAGGGTCGGGTTGA
- a CDS encoding chemotaxis protein CheB, with product MSEVSPARIGVIADTSLQRHVLQQALSANGYNVVLNCDPARIEESDLVAAQADLWLVDLAQTEDSPLVNALLERDSCPVLFGEGHAPERHSEHYPRWERRMFGKLKRLVGDPSRVVGPRLEGLRGEAERATRLALPGTLLAAADSIAGEPAREVWLLAASLGGPEAVKAFLDALPVGLPVGFVYAQHIEASFESALSQAVGRHSQWSVNQSRANDSIRCGEVVVAPISEEMGFGKDGAMLLHGRSWPEPYSPSIDQMMLNLAQQFGDRCGVIAFSGMGSDGNAAAAYVLRQGGRVWTQRADSCVCSSMPDSLREGGYSSLSGDPRELAQALVNHFAQQASQPVVALQLDNL from the coding sequence ATGAGTGAAGTCAGCCCCGCCCGCATCGGAGTGATCGCAGACACTTCGTTGCAGCGCCATGTGTTGCAGCAGGCCTTGAGCGCCAATGGTTACAACGTCGTGCTCAACTGCGACCCGGCACGGATTGAAGAATCAGACTTGGTGGCAGCGCAAGCCGACCTGTGGCTGGTCGATCTGGCGCAGACGGAAGATTCGCCGCTGGTCAATGCCTTGCTCGAGCGGGACAGCTGTCCGGTTTTGTTTGGCGAGGGGCACGCGCCGGAGCGCCACTCCGAACATTATCCGCGCTGGGAACGGCGCATGTTTGGCAAGCTGAAGCGGTTGGTTGGCGACCCTTCTCGAGTTGTGGGCCCACGTCTTGAGGGGTTGCGTGGAGAAGCGGAACGTGCCACCCGCCTGGCGTTGCCCGGCACGCTGCTGGCTGCGGCTGATTCGATCGCCGGGGAACCTGCCCGCGAAGTATGGCTACTGGCGGCATCGCTGGGTGGGCCAGAGGCGGTAAAGGCTTTTCTTGATGCGCTGCCGGTAGGGCTGCCGGTTGGCTTCGTCTACGCCCAGCATATCGAGGCAAGCTTCGAATCGGCCCTATCGCAAGCGGTGGGGCGACACAGTCAGTGGAGCGTTAATCAAAGTCGTGCAAACGACTCGATACGTTGCGGAGAGGTGGTCGTGGCGCCTATCAGCGAGGAGATGGGGTTCGGCAAGGATGGCGCCATGCTGCTCCATGGGCGAAGCTGGCCCGAGCCCTATAGTCCGTCCATCGATCAGATGATGCTTAATCTGGCTCAGCAGTTCGGTGATCGTTGCGGTGTTATCGCATTCAGCGGCATGGGCAGCGATGGCAATGCCGCAGCCGCCTATGTTTTACGTCAGGGCGGCAGGGTCTGGACCCAACGAGCCGACTCTTGCGTCTGCTCGAGCATGCCCGACAGCCTCCGCGAGGGTGGATATAGCTCGCTCAGCGGTGACCCTCGCGAGCTGGCTCAGGCCTTGGTCAATCATTTTGCGCAACAGGCCAGCCAGCCCGTTGTGGCATTGCAACTGGATAACCTATGA
- a CDS encoding efflux RND transporter periplasmic adaptor subunit: protein MLIKPASAVLIPLFVAVALLSGCQDEQAAAPAGKPAPQVGIVTLGAEPFELTTELPGRTTAFRVAEVRPQVSGIIQKRLFTEGSEVKKGQQLYQIDPAVYEATLKSAQARLASAKSLSDRYALLVKEQAVSQQAHDEARAASLQAQAELERAKIDVRYTKVLAPISGRIGRSAVTEGALVSNGQAQELATIQQLDPIYVDVTQPVQDLIALRRDLESGRLQQAGDSAAKARLILPDGSEYPHDGTLEVSEVSVDEGTGSVTIRAKFPNPEKELLPGMFVHARLPAGVREQALLVPQQGVTRDARGEPTAMVVGADNKVELRQIKTERAVGNRWLVSEGLQPGDRVITEGLQFIRPGVEVNAQPAGNVKQAGQSNGQAGAAAAGQEG from the coding sequence ATGCTGATCAAACCAGCCAGTGCTGTTCTGATTCCACTTTTCGTCGCCGTAGCACTGCTCAGCGGTTGTCAGGACGAACAAGCGGCGGCGCCGGCGGGGAAGCCGGCCCCTCAGGTTGGCATCGTGACACTCGGAGCTGAGCCGTTCGAACTGACAACGGAGCTGCCGGGCCGAACCACAGCCTTCCGCGTTGCTGAGGTCCGGCCGCAGGTCAGCGGTATCATTCAGAAGCGCCTGTTCACAGAAGGGAGTGAAGTAAAGAAGGGTCAGCAGCTCTATCAGATCGATCCGGCCGTATACGAGGCCACCCTGAAAAGTGCTCAGGCGCGGCTGGCGTCGGCCAAGTCGCTGTCTGATCGCTATGCGCTGCTGGTCAAGGAACAGGCGGTGAGCCAGCAAGCCCATGATGAGGCTCGGGCTGCGTCTCTGCAGGCCCAGGCTGAGCTGGAACGGGCAAAAATCGATGTTCGCTATACCAAAGTACTTGCGCCCATCTCCGGGCGTATAGGCCGCTCCGCGGTGACCGAAGGGGCGTTGGTCAGCAATGGCCAGGCGCAGGAGTTGGCGACCATCCAGCAGCTCGATCCGATCTATGTCGATGTGACCCAGCCGGTGCAGGACTTGATTGCCCTGCGGCGCGACCTGGAAAGCGGCCGGCTGCAGCAGGCCGGGGACAGCGCGGCCAAGGCCCGGCTGATCTTGCCGGACGGCTCCGAATATCCGCATGACGGTACGCTGGAAGTCTCCGAAGTGTCGGTCGACGAAGGCACGGGTTCGGTCACCATACGCGCCAAGTTTCCGAATCCTGAGAAAGAGCTGCTGCCTGGCATGTTCGTTCACGCGCGCTTGCCGGCCGGTGTTCGAGAGCAGGCATTGCTGGTGCCTCAACAGGGCGTTACCCGTGACGCTCGTGGTGAGCCGACCGCGATGGTTGTAGGCGCCGACAACAAGGTCGAACTACGCCAGATCAAGACCGAGCGTGCAGTCGGCAATCGCTGGCTGGTGAGCGAAGGCTTGCAGCCAGGTGATCGCGTGATTACCGAAGGGCTGCAGTTCATTCGCCCAGGTGTCGAGGTCAATGCGCAGCCAGCCGGTAACGTCAAGCAGGCCGGGCAGAGCAATGGCCAGGCTGGCGCAGCCGCCGCTGGCCAAGAGGGATAA
- a CDS encoding chemotaxis protein: protein MSQAAITQDTSASLTGLLVPLADRMLLVPNVALAELIPYRAPQSAQGTPPWFLGQVSWRDLTLPLLSFEAASGGQPSTGAGSRVAVLNALGGRDHVKFIALLVQGIPRSVKVDPNLARSDVPLAPLELDAVNLGDVQARIPDLIALEQKLADAGLI, encoded by the coding sequence ATGAGTCAAGCCGCTATCACTCAGGATACCTCTGCCAGCCTAACCGGGCTTCTGGTCCCCTTAGCCGACCGAATGTTGCTAGTGCCAAACGTCGCGTTAGCGGAGCTTATTCCTTATCGCGCTCCGCAGTCGGCGCAAGGCACCCCGCCCTGGTTCCTTGGGCAGGTGTCGTGGCGAGACCTGACATTGCCGCTGTTGTCCTTCGAGGCGGCATCGGGCGGTCAACCCAGCACCGGGGCCGGTTCGCGCGTAGCCGTGCTAAATGCCCTGGGTGGGCGTGATCATGTGAAGTTCATTGCTTTGCTGGTTCAGGGTATCCCGCGCTCGGTCAAGGTTGACCCAAATTTGGCACGCTCGGACGTCCCGTTGGCCCCCCTGGAGTTGGATGCGGTCAACCTTGGCGATGTTCAGGCGCGCATACCGGACCTTATCGCGCTGGAGCAGAAACTGGCGGACGCCGGCCTGATCTGA
- a CDS encoding hydrophobe/amphiphile efflux-1 family RND transporter translates to MSKFFIDRPIFAWVIALVLMLAGALAVLKLPVNQYPSIAPPNVSISVNYPGASARTVQDTVVQVIEQQLNGLDGLRYISSESNSDGSMTINVTFEQGTDPDIAQVQVQNKLQLATPLLPQAVQQQGIRVSKSARNFLMVVALVSKDGQQSNFDLANYIVANVQDPISRTPGVGDFQVFGAQYAMRIWLDPAKLQQYQLTAVDVRSAIQEQNVQVSSGQLGGLPAVETQQLNATIIGKTRLETPEQFEKILLKVNADGSQVRLRDVAKVELGAESYAIRAEYNGRPAAGLGIRLAAGGNALDTATAVRQTISELEPFFPPGVEVVYPYDTTPVISASIEGVVHTLIEAFVLVFLVMFLFLQNLRATLIPTLAVPVVILGTFAILLTFGYSINTLTMFAMILAIGLLVDDAIVVVENVERVMREEGLSAREATRKSMGQIQGALVGIGVVLSAVLLPMAFFGGSTGVIYRQFSITIVSAMVLSVLVALIFTPALCATILKPHSGDHEGKRGFFGWFNRTFERGTLRYERGVKAVLRRKAPYLLMYLLIVGIMIWMFTRIPTAFLPEEDQGVLFAQVQTPAGSTASRTQEVVEQMRDYLLTEESETVNSVFTITGFNFAGRGQSSGMAFIMLKPWEERTEPGQGVFELAERAQGYFFSLRDAMVFAFAPPAVMELGNATGFDVYLQDQAGLGHDALSKARDQFMQLAAEDPALTGVRFNGMRDEPQYRLIIDDEKARALQVSLAAINDSLSIAWGSSYVNDFIDRGRVKRVYMQGEPTSRMNPEDLGKWYVRNAAGEMVPFTAFATGEWTYGPPKLTRFNGVPAMEILGAAAPGYSSGEAMAAVERIAAQLPAGIGFSWTGQSYEERLSGSQAPALYALSLLVVFLALAALYESWSVPLSVMLVVPLGIVGALAFTMGRGLSNDVFFQVGLLTTVGLSARNAILIVEFAKTLHEQGMTLTEAAIEACRIRLRPIIMTSLAFMLGVLPLAISSGAGAGSKHAIGTGVIGGMLSAMLLAIFWVPLFYVLVSSLGKRKKTVGDEQNGEAQ, encoded by the coding sequence ATGTCCAAGTTCTTCATCGACCGGCCCATCTTTGCCTGGGTGATTGCCCTGGTGCTGATGCTTGCCGGAGCGTTGGCAGTCCTCAAACTGCCAGTCAACCAGTACCCGAGCATCGCACCGCCGAACGTGTCGATTTCGGTCAACTATCCGGGCGCTTCGGCGCGAACGGTTCAGGACACCGTCGTCCAGGTCATCGAGCAGCAGCTCAATGGCCTCGATGGTCTGCGTTACATCTCATCGGAAAGTAACTCCGATGGCAGCATGACGATCAACGTGACATTCGAGCAGGGCACCGACCCTGACATCGCGCAGGTACAGGTACAGAACAAACTGCAGCTCGCCACGCCCCTGCTACCGCAGGCGGTTCAGCAGCAGGGCATACGTGTGTCGAAGTCGGCGCGCAACTTCCTGATGGTGGTGGCGCTGGTGTCCAAGGACGGACAGCAGAGCAACTTCGACCTGGCCAACTACATCGTGGCCAATGTGCAGGATCCGATCTCCCGTACGCCAGGTGTCGGTGACTTCCAGGTGTTCGGCGCCCAGTATGCGATGCGGATCTGGTTAGACCCGGCCAAACTGCAGCAGTACCAACTGACCGCAGTGGACGTCCGGTCTGCGATCCAGGAGCAGAACGTCCAGGTTTCATCCGGTCAGCTTGGTGGTTTGCCGGCGGTGGAAACCCAGCAGCTCAACGCCACGATCATTGGCAAGACCCGTCTGGAGACGCCGGAGCAGTTCGAGAAGATCTTGCTGAAGGTCAACGCCGATGGATCACAGGTGCGCCTGCGTGACGTGGCCAAGGTCGAGCTCGGTGCCGAAAGCTATGCAATTCGCGCCGAGTACAACGGCCGGCCTGCAGCAGGTTTGGGGATACGCCTGGCGGCGGGTGGCAACGCGCTTGATACCGCGACAGCGGTCCGTCAGACGATCTCCGAGCTGGAGCCTTTCTTCCCGCCTGGCGTCGAGGTGGTTTACCCCTACGACACCACACCGGTCATCTCGGCCTCCATCGAAGGCGTAGTGCATACCTTGATCGAAGCCTTCGTGCTGGTGTTCCTGGTGATGTTCCTATTCCTGCAGAACCTGCGGGCAACGCTGATCCCGACGTTGGCTGTGCCAGTGGTGATCCTCGGCACTTTTGCGATCCTGCTGACGTTTGGATACAGCATCAACACGCTCACCATGTTCGCCATGATTCTGGCGATCGGTCTGCTGGTGGACGATGCCATCGTGGTGGTGGAGAACGTCGAACGGGTGATGCGCGAGGAGGGGCTTTCGGCGCGGGAAGCGACGCGCAAGTCGATGGGTCAGATCCAGGGCGCGCTGGTAGGCATCGGTGTGGTGCTTTCCGCTGTACTGTTGCCGATGGCGTTTTTCGGTGGCTCTACCGGGGTTATCTATCGTCAGTTCTCCATCACCATCGTCTCGGCCATGGTGCTCTCAGTCTTGGTCGCGCTGATTTTCACGCCAGCGCTGTGCGCCACCATCCTCAAACCGCATAGCGGCGATCATGAGGGCAAACGCGGTTTCTTCGGCTGGTTCAACCGCACCTTCGAGCGCGGCACCCTGCGCTACGAGCGTGGTGTGAAAGCTGTGTTGCGGCGCAAGGCGCCCTATCTGCTGATGTATCTGCTCATTGTCGGCATCATGATCTGGATGTTCACCCGCATTCCCACTGCCTTTCTTCCCGAGGAAGATCAGGGTGTGCTGTTCGCCCAGGTGCAGACGCCTGCCGGTTCGACCGCGAGCCGCACCCAGGAGGTTGTCGAACAGATGCGGGATTATCTGCTGACCGAGGAAAGCGAGACGGTCAATTCGGTGTTCACCATTACCGGCTTCAACTTCGCGGGCCGCGGCCAGAGTTCAGGCATGGCCTTCATTATGCTCAAGCCATGGGAAGAACGGACCGAGCCCGGGCAGGGTGTCTTCGAGCTGGCTGAGCGTGCCCAGGGGTACTTCTTCAGTCTTCGCGATGCCATGGTGTTCGCCTTCGCGCCGCCTGCGGTGATGGAGTTGGGCAACGCCACCGGGTTCGACGTATATCTGCAGGACCAGGCCGGGCTCGGCCATGATGCACTGAGCAAGGCGCGTGACCAGTTCATGCAGCTGGCCGCAGAGGACCCAGCGCTCACCGGCGTTCGTTTCAACGGGATGCGCGACGAACCGCAGTATCGGCTGATCATCGACGACGAAAAGGCACGTGCTCTTCAGGTTTCCCTTGCCGCGATCAACGACTCCCTATCGATTGCGTGGGGCTCGAGTTACGTCAATGACTTCATCGATCGGGGTCGGGTCAAGCGCGTCTACATGCAGGGCGAACCCACTTCACGGATGAACCCGGAGGATCTCGGCAAATGGTATGTGCGCAACGCCGCAGGCGAGATGGTGCCCTTCACCGCATTCGCCACCGGTGAGTGGACGTATGGCCCGCCTAAGCTGACTCGTTTCAATGGCGTGCCGGCGATGGAAATTCTGGGAGCGGCTGCACCAGGCTACAGCTCCGGCGAGGCTATGGCTGCGGTCGAGCGGATCGCCGCGCAGTTGCCGGCTGGCATTGGGTTCTCATGGACTGGCCAGTCCTATGAAGAGCGTTTGTCGGGATCGCAGGCGCCGGCACTGTATGCCCTGTCGCTGCTGGTGGTATTCCTCGCGCTTGCGGCCCTGTACGAGAGTTGGTCGGTTCCGCTCTCGGTCATGCTCGTTGTGCCGCTGGGTATTGTTGGCGCACTGGCGTTCACCATGGGGCGCGGGTTGTCGAATGACGTCTTCTTCCAGGTCGGTCTGCTGACCACCGTAGGCTTGTCGGCGCGTAACGCAATCCTGATCGTCGAGTTCGCCAAGACCTTGCACGAGCAGGGCATGACACTAACCGAGGCGGCGATCGAAGCCTGCCGCATTCGTTTACGTCCTATCATCATGACCTCACTGGCATTCATGCTTGGCGTACTTCCGCTGGCGATCTCCAGCGGGGCGGGTGCCGGCAGCAAACATGCGATCGGTACAGGTGTGATCGGCGGCATGCTCAGCGCCATGCTGTTGGCGATCTTCTGGGTGCCGCTGTTCTATGTGCTGGTGTCTTCGCTGGGTAAGCGCAAAAAGACTGTGGGCGACGAGCAAAACGGAGAGGCGCAATGA
- a CDS encoding cytochrome b, with protein MQWRNSSTNYGLVSITMHWLVAVAVVGLFALGYWMVGLTYYSSWYRTAPDIHKSIGLLLLALMILRVTWRFLSSGPAPLASHGRLTRLATKAGHGVLYLGLFAVMISGYLISTADGRSISVFGWFEVPALITSIPDQEDIAGLIHEYLAWGLVIFSGLHALAALKHHFIDRDPTLKRMFGRADA; from the coding sequence ATGCAATGGCGAAACTCTTCCACTAACTACGGTCTGGTCAGCATCACGATGCACTGGCTGGTAGCGGTTGCCGTAGTCGGCCTGTTTGCGCTGGGTTATTGGATGGTCGGGCTGACCTATTACAGCAGCTGGTACCGCACGGCGCCGGACATCCACAAAAGTATCGGCTTGCTCTTGCTGGCCCTGATGATTCTGCGCGTCACCTGGCGCTTCCTTAGCAGCGGCCCAGCGCCACTTGCTAGCCACGGCCGATTGACGCGGTTGGCGACCAAGGCGGGTCACGGCGTGCTCTACCTTGGGCTGTTCGCAGTGATGATTTCGGGCTACCTCATTTCCACGGCAGACGGCCGCAGCATCAGCGTGTTCGGCTGGTTCGAAGTGCCTGCGCTGATCACCTCGATTCCGGATCAGGAAGACATAGCCGGACTGATCCACGAATACCTCGCCTGGGGACTGGTGATTTTCTCCGGTCTGCATGCCCTGGCGGCTCTGAAGCACCATTTCATCGATCGCGATCCGACGCTCAAGCGAATGTTCGGACGCGCCGATGCCTGA
- a CDS encoding adenosylmethionine--8-amino-7-oxononanoate transaminase: protein MSLNDSWMQRDLSVLWHPCTQMKDHEQLPLIPIRRGEGVWLEDFDGKRYLDAVSSWWVNVFGHANPRINQRIKDQLDQLEHVMLAGFSHQPVVELSERLVNITPAGLDRVFYTDNGSTGIEVALKMSFHYWRNIGRPGKQRFVTLTNSYHGETVAAMSVGDVALFTDTYKPLLLDTFKVPSPDCYLRPEGVSWEDHSRTMFAHMEQTLAEHHDDIAAVIVEPLIQGAGGMRMYHPIYLKLLREACDRYEVHLIHDEIAVGFGRTGTMFACEQAGITPDFLCLSKALTGGYLPMAAVLTTDKLYQAFYDDYSTLRAFLHSHTYTGNPLACAAALATLDIFEQDNILEANKVLATRMAKATAHLSDHPNVAEVRQTGMAVAIEMVQHKASKTPYPWQERRGLKVYQHALQRGALLRPLGSVVYFLPPYTITKEQIDFLADVATEGIDIATRAAISVALAPGAPSTFHDPG from the coding sequence ATGAGCCTGAATGACAGCTGGATGCAGCGTGACCTGTCCGTGCTCTGGCACCCCTGCACTCAGATGAAAGATCACGAGCAGCTTCCTCTGATTCCGATCCGGCGCGGCGAGGGCGTGTGGCTTGAGGATTTCGATGGGAAACGCTATCTGGACGCCGTCAGCTCCTGGTGGGTCAATGTATTCGGACACGCCAACCCGCGCATCAACCAACGCATCAAAGACCAGCTCGATCAGCTCGAACACGTCATGCTTGCCGGCTTCAGCCACCAGCCGGTGGTCGAACTGTCGGAGCGGCTGGTCAACATCACTCCTGCCGGGCTCGATCGGGTGTTCTACACCGATAATGGATCGACCGGCATTGAAGTCGCGCTGAAGATGAGCTTCCACTACTGGCGCAATATCGGACGCCCAGGCAAGCAGCGGTTCGTCACCCTGACCAACAGCTACCACGGCGAAACGGTCGCAGCCATGTCGGTAGGCGATGTGGCGCTGTTCACCGACACCTACAAGCCGCTCTTGCTGGACACGTTTAAGGTACCGAGCCCGGATTGCTACCTGCGTCCAGAAGGCGTGAGCTGGGAAGATCATTCGCGCACCATGTTCGCCCATATGGAGCAAACCCTGGCCGAGCACCATGACGACATTGCGGCAGTGATCGTCGAGCCCCTGATCCAGGGTGCAGGCGGCATGCGCATGTACCACCCGATCTACCTCAAGCTGCTACGAGAGGCCTGTGACCGGTACGAGGTGCATCTCATCCATGATGAGATTGCGGTAGGCTTCGGCCGCACCGGCACCATGTTTGCCTGCGAGCAAGCCGGGATCACACCGGACTTCCTTTGTCTGTCAAAGGCATTGACCGGCGGCTACCTGCCCATGGCCGCTGTGCTGACCACCGACAAGCTGTACCAGGCGTTCTATGACGATTACTCGACCTTACGGGCCTTTCTTCATTCGCACACCTATACCGGCAATCCCCTGGCCTGCGCGGCGGCGTTGGCCACCCTCGACATCTTCGAGCAAGACAACATCCTAGAGGCCAACAAAGTGTTGGCAACCCGCATGGCCAAGGCCACCGCACACCTGAGCGATCACCCGAACGTGGCCGAGGTGCGCCAGACCGGCATGGCCGTTGCCATCGAGATGGTGCAGCACAAAGCCAGCAAAACTCCCTATCCCTGGCAAGAACGCCGCGGCTTGAAGGTCTACCAGCACGCTCTGCAACGTGGCGCATTGTTACGCCCGCTGGGCAGCGTGGTGTACTTCCTGCCGCCCTATACCATCACCAAGGAGCAGATCGACTTTCTTGCCGACGTGGCTACCGAAGGCATCGATATTGCGACACGCGCGGCAATCAGCGTTGCTCTGGCACCGGGCGCGCCCAGCACATTCCACGATCCCGGCTAG
- a CDS encoding 16S rRNA (uracil(1498)-N(3))-methyltransferase → MRISRLFIDTPLSLGTCELPEASAHYLSRVLRLPVGAGVQLFDGSGQEFCGELVEVSKKHVKVRLHEQRPGLPESKLKIHLGQGLSRGERMDWAIQKATELGAAEITPIVSERCEVRLNDERADKRLAHWRQIAISACEQCGRSVVPTIHSPMPLQDWLELDAELKLVLHPVAEPLSSHRPPATLAFLIGPEGGLNDAEVELARNAGFQPARLGPRVLRTETAPVVALSIAQQLWGDFQPDA, encoded by the coding sequence ATGCGCATATCCCGACTCTTCATCGACACGCCTCTCTCACTTGGTACATGCGAGCTACCGGAAGCTTCAGCGCATTACCTCAGCCGGGTTCTGCGACTGCCCGTGGGCGCTGGAGTGCAGCTGTTCGACGGCAGCGGCCAGGAGTTCTGCGGCGAACTGGTGGAGGTGAGCAAGAAGCATGTGAAGGTCCGACTGCATGAGCAGCGCCCTGGCTTGCCCGAATCAAAGCTGAAGATCCACCTGGGCCAAGGGCTGTCGCGCGGCGAGCGTATGGATTGGGCCATTCAGAAAGCGACCGAATTGGGCGCTGCGGAAATCACGCCAATCGTCAGCGAGCGCTGTGAAGTACGGCTGAATGACGAACGTGCCGATAAGCGCTTGGCGCACTGGCGCCAGATCGCCATAAGCGCATGCGAACAGTGTGGACGTTCGGTCGTCCCGACCATTCACTCACCAATGCCACTGCAGGATTGGCTGGAGCTGGACGCGGAGCTGAAACTGGTCCTGCATCCGGTAGCTGAGCCGCTATCCTCGCATCGCCCACCGGCTACATTGGCGTTTCTCATTGGCCCTGAAGGCGGCTTGAATGACGCCGAGGTTGAACTGGCGCGCAATGCAGGGTTTCAACCGGCCCGCCTCGGGCCACGAGTATTGCGCACAGAAACCGCCCCAGTCGTGGCACTTAGCATCGCGCAGCAACTCTGGGGTGATTTCCAGCCGGACGCCTGA